The genomic stretch CCTTTTTTTCTTCTTGTTCCAAATTGTACAAGGCGGGTTTTAACGAAACAGGAATGTCATAAATCTCCACTTTTCCATTGCGCACACGCTGTCGCGGAATGATGGCGTTGTCTTCTGTTTTAATGCTTAGCGGGATATCCTCCTTGGTTTCTGATTCATAAGAAGGTCCGTTTGGTTTTCCCGATAAGGTATAAAGCTCGCTAAGGCTGCGACTGTACAGCGCGGCATTGAGCATGGTGGGTACAAAAATAGCCTGTGATATCAAGTTGGTATTTTCCAAATTGGCTGTAGCCAAAAGTACACTCCCTTGCCCTACAGGAATTCGGGTGATAAGTGGCGAACCGTTTGCAAGCTTAAGAAGTGGATATCCCACAGTGGAAGGGTAGCTGTAATTTTCGGTGCTTTTTGGCAAAGAAGGATTATTGGGCTGAGAGGAAAAAACACCTTTATAATGTGGGTCATTCCAGTTGATGTCGAGCACAGTGGAAGCACCTTGCTTATTTCCCAAAGCCGGTAGGCGCAGGTTGGAAAGCATATTGTTGGTAGCCGTGGCATCTTCCCCGGAAGGGAAAATCACTAAGTTTTTACCACTCTTCAATTGCGCTTCAATAGCTTGAATAAGTCCGCTGGGCAGGGAAGAAGGGGCGTCAATTATGAATACATCAAATGCCGAAACTTGTGCATAATCAATCGCATCGGTCGGCATATAGGTCAGATTGTAAATGCTGTCCTGAAAAAGACGTTTGAATTTTTCAATTCTCGATTTGTCGCCTGTCAATAGGATTTTGAAAGGTTGATCAACGTTGTAGGCAAAGAAAAAACTGTTGTCAAATTTTGGATCCTGATTCTCAATTTTTACTTCGCCACTATAAGCTTTGGCTTGCGCAGGGCGCAGAACAAAAGAGGTTTGTGCCTTTCCATTGGCCGGAACTTCCACTTCTTTGGTTCCTTGCAATTGGCCATCCAGGCTTATGCTGATGGGCAATTTTTGAGCGTTTTGACTGCCGCTATTTTGCAAAAGCACAAAAAGTTCCTGATCAAAATTGGGTTGTAAAACAGGTTGCTCAAACCAGGCGCTATCAATAGAAACATTGCCAAAACCTACGGTAGGAGTGAGGGGCAACACAGAGCGAGTCCAACCTTGTGGCCAATTGGGGATGTTTTCAAAACCGGATTTCTGAAAATCTGAAATCCAAAATAAATCCAGTCCTTCTGCACTTACATTTTTTTGAGCTTCCGAAATACGGTCTACAATATCTGTGGCTTTTCGTCCTGCATAGGAAACTTCGATTTCATCAATCAGCGCGATAGCTTCTCCTTTGCTGTAAAAGCGCTGTTGCTTGCCGCTAAAATCATTGGTCAAAACCTGAACCTTATAGTTTTCGGGAAGTGCTTTGATGATATCTACAGCTTTTGTGCGAGCAATATTTAGTGCTGAGTTTTGTCCATTTCCACTCAGCATACTTGGCGAATTATCTACATAGACACTAGCCCAACCGGATTGTGTTTCGGCATCATTGGTAGCCGGGAGATAAGGATTGGTAAAAGCGAGTACCAGCATGGCAAAGGCAAGCATGCGAGCCGTCATAATCAGCAGTTGCTTAAGGCGATTGATGGCCTTAGATTGCTTGATTACATTTTGCAAAAAGCGGGTATTACTGAAATAAACAGTGGTATATCTCCTGAAATTGAAAAGGTGGATGAGGAGCGGGATGGCCAGCACACCAAGTGCCCAAAGAAATTGTGGGTATAGAAATTTCATTAAAAAGCAAAGATATACAAAGGCATGGCATGGCTATGGGTTTGTGGCAAACATTTATTAAAAGAGTAAATCACTCATGTGTTGGCCACGGTTTTAAACCGTATATATCTTCAATAAAACTTGATATTTCAGCTTCTACAGCTTGGTAGTCTTTTGATTTGATGAATGAGCCTATCACATGGTTGCCTGCTGTGGGTATAGCTTTTATTCTTTTCAAATTTGCTGGAGTGCCCAGCTTATCCTGCATTTTTGGGATGTAAGAAACGTCTACCACTTCATCCTGATTGGCTTCATTTTTATAATAATACAAGGTGATGGTTGGGCATTTTACTTTCTGAAAAGTAGAATCCACCATAGAGGTTTCCAATAGCTCCTGAAGTTGTACCACAGCTGTCGCGGGGTAGAGTGTATCCCAGTAGAGATTGGCTGCCTCTTGGTCGTGATATATTCTTTCGGCCTCACCACCAAATGCAATGTTGCAAATTTGAAGACCCCATGGGTCATTTAACAAAAATGCCGCAGAGTTATTTACTCTAATATTGGGGGACATGTTGATTAAGCCATGCACCTTATCGGGAAATTTAGCCGCCAGCATAATTCCCAAAGTGGCGCCCGTGGAAGTACCCATAATAATCACCTTTTGCCCTAATTTTTCAGCTATAGCAAATTGCTCCAGAGCTGACTCCCAAATGCCTTCAGCGGTAAAATCAGCCAGCTGACTTTCTTTATAACCATGATAATCTAATCGGGCTAGATAAAGGTTGCAGGCATATTTATCGGCCATGTCAATATGAACAGGGTTTCCCTCCATGCGAGTAGCTGAAAATCCCGGAAGGTATAAGATTACATATTCAGTAGGTTTTCCGATGCCAAGTTCCCAAACGATTTTGGCATTGTTGTCCACTCTTAACTCTTGGCTGTTTTCGGTGCTATCCACATATTGGGTTATTTCTGAAATAGAAACGTTCAACTCAGGTAGCGAGCCTTTGTAATTTGGTGTTTCGGGTTTTGGGCCTAAAAAATATCCAACAACTAATATGAGTAGGATAGCGGGGAGTAGTAGTTTTTTTATCATTCAACTTCTTGTGCATTTTGAAGCACATAGTTAAAGGTATCCAAATCTGTGGTATTTAGGTGCAAAGTTCCCTCAAAAGTAGCCACATCATCGGTGTCAAAATGGCGAGGTTTAGCTTTGAATTTTAAACTCATTACACTTTCGGGGCCAGCGCCACCACAAAAGAAGCATGAACTGAATGGATATGCGGAAAGGGCGTAAAGATTGTCTTCCACATCCAATGGAATTACATAACCCTTGATTTTTACTTTTTTACCATCCAATTTTTTGATGGGTTCTGAGAACTCGGGGAACAGATACCAAGCCTCATACTCCTCAAAATATTTATCTACAAAATCTACTTTGGAGAGAAATTTCCAATCAATTTCTTTTGGAGAGTTTTGTGCGCTCATTGATGTGATTGAGGCACTAAGTAAAAATAAAATGAGAGCTAGTTTTCTCATAAAGAGTAATTCTTTCAAAGTTTTATTATCCGTGGATTTCAGCATTTCTTAAAACAAAAAACAGACCGCTTCCATTGCGGTTGAGCTGCAATGTTCCTTTTATCATAAGATATTCATCGGTGGCAAAGCGGCCAGGGTTTTCACTGAAGTGTAGTTCCATTACCGTTTCGGGCCCTGCATTTCCGCAAAAGAAACAAGACGTAAACGGATTTTTTGATAGGGCATATTTTCCCGCTTCTAAATCAATTGGGATTAGGTAGCCTGAAATTACTACTTCCTCACCTTCAAACTGGGTTTCTAAAACGGCTGGAAACTGTGGTGAATAATTCAATTCGCCAGAATCACCCGGGTCAGTTTGATAGGTGGTCATTCCCAAAAGTTGCCACACGAGCTGCTTTTGCGCGAAAGCGCCCTGAGCAAAGCAAATTACAAGTAGTGAGAAAAGTATTTTACGCATCAGAAAGTACTTTAGAAATATTGGTTTTGTAAGCCTGAATAGCGGGAATCAAGGCAGCAATAGTGCCAATAAGTAATGTGGCGGGTAGCAAGATTAATTCCACAAGAGTTATCCATTGCATGCTCATTTCGTACTGATAGGTTTGCTCAGTAAGCTGTGAAATGGCCATTAGCGAAAGCTTGCCTAGTATAACTCCTAGGATGTACCCTAAAAAGGAAATCAATAGACCTTCGGCCAAAACTATCCACAAAAGTTGGCGGCCAGATCCGCCTATACTGCGCATAAGTGCCAACTCATAACGTCTTTCTTTGAGTGATTGCCAAAGTGAAACAAAGACGCTAAAAGCTGAGAGAACAATAATTAGGATGGCTAATACCCGTAAAGTTTTTACTCCAGAACCCATCAAACTAAAAAGGCGGTTTACTTCAATAGCGGGCAAGGCTGCTTGCATATTAGTCCTTTGGTTTACCATTCGTGGTATGGTAAGATTACCCATTGGGCTTTTGAAGCTTATCAGCCCTGCCGTAATTTCTTTAGGTTTTTCTTCATGCACGTGATCTTCACCTTCGTGGCTATGATCATCATGAACGGCCCACACACTGGATATTTCAGTAAGTAGAAGTTTGTCAACCACAGTGCCGGTAGGTGCCATTATTCCTACCACGGTATAAGCAAAATGGTCGTGCTCATCAATGGAATTGGAAAGTCCGTGACTTCCTGAAAATTTATCGCCAATGGATAACTCTAAAAGTTCGGCAGCCCTGGAGCCCACTACAACCTCTCCCGATTTTTTCCACCAGTCTCCGTTTTTCAGCTCTGCATCATAGTGTTTTGGGTAATCCAAACTAGTTCCAACAATTCTGTAGCCTTGATAATTATCGCCATAAGCAAGAGGTATTGAAGTTTCCACCATTGGATTATTGGACAGTTTGTTGAACTCATCCAAAGAAATATTTCCAGTAGGGGCATCAATCTGGTAAACGCTACTGAGGATTAATTGGAGTGGACTGCCCTTGGCGCCAACTACCATGTCTATTCCTCTAATGTTTTTGGTAAACTGCTTTTCCAGTTGCTCAGAAGTGCCCATCAGCATTATAATAATTCCCACCCCAAAGGCTAAAAGTATAATGCTGAGAATACTGGAAAGCGGTTTGTGCTTTATGTTATTGAGACTTATTTTACCAATTCTCATAGCTCTATCACGTTTTTGTAGTGATCTTTCAAACGCTGGTCGTGTGTTACCACAATAAGATTTGCGTTGCAGTCGCTGGCCGTTTCTTCCAGAAGTTGAGCAACGCGTTTTGCATTTTCATCATCCAGAGCGCTGGTTGGCTCATCGGCCAAAATAAGTTCGGGACTGTTGATTACCGCACGGGCTATAGAAATACGCTGTTGCTCACCAATGCTGAGGTTGCTCGGCATTTTGTGCAATTTGTCCTGCATGTTCATGTGAGTCAAAACCTCAGTAATTCTATTTAAATCTTCAGGTTTTCCTGCCAATTTTTGCGCAAGCAGCAAATTATCTTTTACCGTAAGGGATTTTACAAAATAGGAGCGCTGAAAAATCAGTCCGATATTTTTTCCACGAAAGTGGTCGAGCTTTCTACTTTTTAGGGTAGTAATATCTTGCTCACCGATAATTATTTTCCCCGAAGAGGGAGAAAGAATACCTGCCAAAAGGTGAAGGAAGGTAGTTTTTCCTTTTCCGGAATTACCAAGAATAAGCTGATGGCTACCTTTGGCCAAATCCATGTCAGGAAACCTAAAGGTGGTTTTTGGGTTGTATTGAAAAGAAAGATCAGATACTTGTACAGACATACATTTATAGATTAGTGCAAAACTAATTTTTTACAAACGATAGAAACATATTTATGAAAACCTTAGTAATTGGAGCTAGCCACAATCCTGCCAGATATTCGTACATGGCCGTAAAAATGCTAAAACAATATAAACACGAAGTGGTGGCTTTAGGCCGCAGAGCAAGAGGTGTGGAAGATTGGGAGATAATAGATGGTACTCCTGATATTCCAAACTTAGACACTATTACTGTTTATCTTAATGCTGATAATCAAAAAGAATATTACGACTATTTTTTAAAGCTAAACCCAAGAAGGATAATCTTTAATCCCGGAGCGGAAAACCCTGAGCTGGTCGCTTTACTCAATAAAAATGGAATCGAAACTGAAAATGCATGCACGTTAGTGATGTTGAGGTCTAATCAGTTTTAAGCTGCTCGTCTTGATAGTTTACCAAGAAGTTTTTCTTGGTGCCATTTAAGTAAACCAAAACCTGGGTTCCCAAGCTTCGCATCTCCACCATATTGAAACAAGTGATGGCGCTTTGCATTTGGTCGCACATCCCAGCTTCCTTTACATATACATGCATATTTACTTGTGGGCGCATACTTTTAGTAGCTGTGCCATCCCACACGATTATTGGTTCGCCAGCATTGCAGCCACTATATTCATAAGTTATGCAGATGCATCCCTCATTTAGTTTAAAATCAAGAATATTGGTCTGTGCCAGAGCGTTGGTATCTTCTATATTTCGAAGTTTGGTGATGTCCAAGCAAACGGGGGACTCGGCCAACTGCTCTGTTTTTTTTGTGGATGGTGCATCGTTTGCAGTAGTGGGTTTACCACTGTCACATGCAAACAGAGAAAAACTTAGGGCGAGAAAAAGTAGGTAGCGCATAGATTTAATTGTTTATGATGAACTTAAACGATTGCGCTTGGCCATTGTTTAGAATACGCAGCACATATGGTCCATTTGGCAAGTGACTTACCGGAATGTATCCATCTTGCTCTATGTTGGTGTAGGGTACAGTTTCATCACCAGGGTAAACAATATCTCCTCGAAGATTATAGATTTGAATTAAACGATCACCAACTACAGGCAGGCCTTGAAGAAAGAGCTTGCCTTCAGTTACAGGGTTTGGTTTTAAAATAATTTTGCTCGTTGCATAAGGAGGCGCTGAGTCTCCAAGAGTTGCTCCTGAAAGTACTGACACCCCCGTGTTTCCAGGGTCAAGCCAATCTTTTAACCTACGATTGGCAGTATTTCCATTTTGATCCCAGTGATAGCTAAATTTGCCGTAAAAATCCTGAGTTGTATTTTGACTGCAATTAGGGTAGCCCCCAGTAAGTGTACCACTTATTAAGTTATTTTCATTGAAAAATGGACCGCCCGAAGAACCACCTTCTGTAACTCCATGGTTGGTTACAGTTGCAGCCCATCTTATTTCCCAATGCGAGTTTATCACTGTTGCGCCAGGGTAATTACCGCTAACGGCTGTTGTGGTACTAGTCGAAATTTTCTTAATATCTCCATTAGGGTGATGAATTGCCACTCCACTCGTAGGCGCGTTATTGAGGCGAGACCATCCTGCAAAGAATGGGTTAAAAGTAGATGGGATACCGGTGCTTAGCTCTAGTAATAGAAAGTCGCTACCATTATCACCTCCATTGTCATTGCTTCGTGCCAATAGCGTAGCGCCTGTAATCTGTTTGTTGGCTAATGATCCCTCGGATGAAGGGTTGGTGCAAGTTGGAGCTTCGTATTGAAAGTAGAACACCCAGTCCGAAAAATCCTGAGTAGAAGCAAAAGTAGCACCATTTAACGCACAATGTTCTGCGGTTAGGATATAAGGTTTATAGCTATAGTCTGTTGTGTTTACCAAGCTCCCCGTACACCAAAAATAGGCACTGCCAATTTTTACATCAATTCGTACAATGCTGTTTTTTACATCTTGGTGATTGTTTCCCTCAGGACAATTTACATTTACCTCACAAGGTTGGGAATCCCCAAAGTCATCAGTGTTAGCTGTCCTTTTTGCCACTTCCATACTATAGCTTCTAACTTTAACTTTTGGAGTTGTGGCTGAATTGAATGGCTTGTATTGCAAAGTCAGCTCATCATTAACAATGGTTGACGTCCATTTTTCTTGAAGTAGATCTGAAGCGGTCAAGAACTGTAATCTTTCACCATCTTTATTTAATACAAATAGAGTGTCATATCGGGGGATATCTTCAATTTTTAGGGAAACTCGGAATGCGAAATCAGAGCCGGCTACCTTCCAATAATAAGAGTCATTTTGAAAATAACCTGAGGAGATATCAGCGTTTACTGTACGGTTCAATGCATGGCATTCCATAAAATGCTCTTGGGTATTCTCATTAAGTTTTTCCTTAAGGGTAGCCAAGTCTATGTCGGGCTGTACATGCGCCTTCATGTTTGAAACCTCAATGTTTTGAGAATATACATTGGGGATGAAAGCCACCCAACTAAGGGCAATGATGCACAGCAAATGTTTCATGATAATAGTCTTTGTCTTAGTAAGAACTCTAATTGATCGTTGGCTCTTTCCAGTTTTACGATAAGTTCTTTATTTTCCCTTCTTAGATGATAAACTTCAAAAGCACTTTCAATAGTAAGTTTAAGTTCTTCTTCTTGCCAAGGCTTATTTAGATAACGGTATACCTGCCCTTTGTTGATGGCATCAATCACAGCATTTATATCAGAATAGCCCGTAAGCAGAATTCGCATGGGCTCAGGATTTATCTTTCTAATTTCCACCAAAAGCTCAATACCTGTCATCCCTGGCATGCGTTGGTCAGTTAGGATAATGTCAATTTCATTTTCCTGAAACACCTTAAGTCCTTCAGCACCAGACTCTGCAATAAAAACATCGAAGGTTCTTCTAAAGGTTGCTTTGAAAGATTGAAGGTTGTGTACTTCGTCATCTACGTAAAGTACTTTGATTTTGTCTGCCATTGATAAGTGAGTTAAAAAAGCTTGGACAAATTAAATCATATTTTTAAACATTGTTTATTTTCGGCCTTCAAACAACTAAAAAATGACAAAATATTCAGTGTCACAAGGCTTTGAAGAAGATTTATTGCTACTGGATAAACCTGATTTATCGAGCTATAAACCTTTGGTTTTTGGATTTAAGGATAAATCAGCACTTCAAAAATTATTAAGCGAAAAACGACCTGAATTCCATGATCAGCTAAAAGGGCAGGTTATGGAGCTGAATAAAATAAGAAATCCTCAAAAAAAAATCACCGCTGAAGAGCAGGAATTGTACTACAGAAAATGGATGTCTGAGGTTGATTCAGTTTCTTATGGTTTATACGTTTATTACCCATGGAGTAATAAATTAGTACATACAGTTACAAAAGAAGAATTCATTGAGCTACGTACTTCACGCAATAAGCATAAAATCACAGAAGATGAACAAGCCAAGCTTGGAGAGGCTACTGTTGGTGTGATCGGTCTATCTGTTGGGCAATCAGTGGCACTTACCATGGCAATGGAAAGAAGTTTTGGAACGCTTCGTATTGCTGATTTTGACACTTTAGAACTCACAAATCTAAATAGAATAAGAGCAGGGGTAAGTTCTATGGGTTTGCCCAAAACAATTGTAGTAGCACGTGAGATTGCTGAGATAGATCCTTTTTTGAACGTTGAGATTTTTAATGAAGGTGTTACGGATTCTAATATTGAAGACTTTTTCGGGAAAGACAAGCCGCTGGAATTACTTATAGAAGAGTGTGATTCACTTCCGATAAAAATATTGGCTCGCGAAAAGGCTCGCGAAATGAAGATTCCTGTTATTATGGATACAAGTGATAGAGGGATGATAGACGTAGAGCGCTTTGATAAAATGGAAAACTTACCATTGCTACATGGCTTATGTAAAGTTTCAGGTATTAAAGAGTTAATGGCGCTTGACCCGAAGGAGCAAATGGAGGTAATGATGGGGATGGTTGACTTTGATAATTTATCGCCAAGAATGAAATATTCTTTTGGAGAATTAGGAAAAAGTTTATCAACTTGGCCCCAGTTAGCCTCTGATGTAATAGCCGGAGGAGGGAATGCGGCAAAAATTGCCAGAATGATTGTTTTGGGGGAGGATGTTCCTTCAAAAAGATACTATTTTGATGTGAGTGATCATATGCAGATTAGTAATGAGATGTGAATTCTTGAAATTTAGAATTTCTATGATATAAGATGATAAGAATACGAGCTTTTAGGGCTATAGAGGATCCTGAGACGTGCGAAAAATTTATTGACGGACATACCCGAGTATTACACAGTGTGGGAGTAAAAAAAGTTACTTCAAACAAAGCAGACTGGATGTACTGGGCTAGTGTGTTTGTGATGGTAGTAGAAGATACTGAAACAGGTGAAGTTTTGGGAGGCGCTCGCATTCATGCACATGATGGCATAAACCCTCTACCTGTGGAAGATGCTACCGGATATATGGATGAAAAGGTGGTTCCATACATTGCTGAATGTGGCAAAACAGGAACTGGAGAAATCTGTGGATTGTGGAACAGCATGAAGGTAGCAGGTATGGGATTCGGAAGTGTGTTTTTATCAAGAGCTTCTGTGGCACTTGTGGAGCAAATAGGTTTGAATAATTTATTAGCCTTGTGTGCGCCCTACACAGTTCGGCCAGCCAAAATATTTGGCTACAGTGTGGTTGAGGAAATCGGAAATAACGGCACTTTTTATTACCCCAAATTAGATCTGCTTGCAACATTTATGGTGATGAAAGATGCCATTGGTATGCCAGATGCTTTAAGTGCTGAGAAGGATAGAGTAATAGAGTTGAGAAAAAATCCTTTTGCAATAGTGAAAGAAACCACAAAGGTGGCGGAGGTAGAAATATCTTATGACCTTAAAATCACAGATCTTCCAAAAGATACTTTCCACATAAAATAATGTGAATGAGAAAATATATACTGGCCCTACTTTTAATTATTACTTCTTTAAAAGGCTTCGGTCAAGAAATTACATACGATTGTAATTCTGAAAATAACGAATATTTTGGAAACCAACTTGAGTATTATAAAACGGATAAAAGCCTTGCTGTTAAAGATTTAGAGCGGGTTGAATTTAAAAAGATTTCTCAAGATGTACCCAACTTTGGTGTAACGGAGTCTACCATTTGGCTGAAAGGCAAACTGAGGAGTTTAACAGAATGTGAAGCTTTGTTTGAAATTGAAAATCAGTCTTTGGATACGGTTGAGTTTTTCTTGTTTCAAGGAGATGATTTAGTAGCGCACAGTGTGGCTGGGCAGCAGGTTCCAGTAAGAGAGTGGGAGGTAAAAAACCCTGTTTTGGGTTTCCCATTTCAATCTTTAGAAAATGCTCAACTGGATTTTTACTTTAAGGTAAAAAGTAAAAAGCAAATCATAG from Owenweeksia hongkongensis DSM 17368 encodes the following:
- a CDS encoding BatA domain-containing protein; translation: MKFLYPQFLWALGVLAIPLLIHLFNFRRYTTVYFSNTRFLQNVIKQSKAINRLKQLLIMTARMLAFAMLVLAFTNPYLPATNDAETQSGWASVYVDNSPSMLSGNGQNSALNIARTKAVDIIKALPENYKVQVLTNDFSGKQQRFYSKGEAIALIDEIEVSYAGRKATDIVDRISEAQKNVSAEGLDLFWISDFQKSGFENIPNWPQGWTRSVLPLTPTVGFGNVSIDSAWFEQPVLQPNFDQELFVLLQNSGSQNAQKLPISISLDGQLQGTKEVEVPANGKAQTSFVLRPAQAKAYSGEVKIENQDPKFDNSFFFAYNVDQPFKILLTGDKSRIEKFKRLFQDSIYNLTYMPTDAIDYAQVSAFDVFIIDAPSSLPSGLIQAIEAQLKSGKNLVIFPSGEDATATNNMLSNLRLPALGNKQGASTVLDINWNDPHYKGVFSSQPNNPSLPKSTENYSYPSTVGYPLLKLANGSPLITRIPVGQGSVLLATANLENTNLISQAIFVPTMLNAALYSRSLSELYTLSGKPNGPSYESETKEDIPLSIKTEDNAIIPRQRVRNGKVEIYDIPVSLKPALYNLEQEEKKVGYLALNTNPEESQWSFLEENTIRDIFGLQSSDVLEASAGSIDYSIKQRYQGTPLWKWFLAAALFFLFVEIILIKLWK
- a CDS encoding alpha/beta hydrolase, which gives rise to MIKKLLLPAILLILVVGYFLGPKPETPNYKGSLPELNVSISEITQYVDSTENSQELRVDNNAKIVWELGIGKPTEYVILYLPGFSATRMEGNPVHIDMADKYACNLYLARLDYHGYKESQLADFTAEGIWESALEQFAIAEKLGQKVIIMGTSTGATLGIMLAAKFPDKVHGLINMSPNIRVNNSAAFLLNDPWGLQICNIAFGGEAERIYHDQEAANLYWDTLYPATAVVQLQELLETSMVDSTFQKVKCPTITLYYYKNEANQDEVVDVSYIPKMQDKLGTPANLKRIKAIPTAGNHVIGSFIKSKDYQAVEAEISSFIEDIYGLKPWPTHE
- a CDS encoding DUF3299 domain-containing protein; this encodes MSAQNSPKEIDWKFLSKVDFVDKYFEEYEAWYLFPEFSEPIKKLDGKKVKIKGYVIPLDVEDNLYALSAYPFSSCFFCGGAGPESVMSLKFKAKPRHFDTDDVATFEGTLHLNTTDLDTFNYVLQNAQEVE
- a CDS encoding ABC transporter permease — encoded protein: MRIGKISLNNIKHKPLSSILSIILLAFGVGIIIMLMGTSEQLEKQFTKNIRGIDMVVGAKGSPLQLILSSVYQIDAPTGNISLDEFNKLSNNPMVETSIPLAYGDNYQGYRIVGTSLDYPKHYDAELKNGDWWKKSGEVVVGSRAAELLELSIGDKFSGSHGLSNSIDEHDHFAYTVVGIMAPTGTVVDKLLLTEISSVWAVHDDHSHEGEDHVHEEKPKEITAGLISFKSPMGNLTIPRMVNQRTNMQAALPAIEVNRLFSLMGSGVKTLRVLAILIIVLSAFSVFVSLWQSLKERRYELALMRSIGGSGRQLLWIVLAEGLLISFLGYILGVILGKLSLMAISQLTEQTYQYEMSMQWITLVELILLPATLLIGTIAALIPAIQAYKTNISKVLSDA
- a CDS encoding ABC transporter ATP-binding protein, with amino-acid sequence MSVQVSDLSFQYNPKTTFRFPDMDLAKGSHQLILGNSGKGKTTFLHLLAGILSPSSGKIIIGEQDITTLKSRKLDHFRGKNIGLIFQRSYFVKSLTVKDNLLLAQKLAGKPEDLNRITEVLTHMNMQDKLHKMPSNLSIGEQQRISIARAVINSPELILADEPTSALDDENAKRVAQLLEETASDCNANLIVVTHDQRLKDHYKNVIEL
- a CDS encoding CoA-binding protein, with the translated sequence MKTLVIGASHNPARYSYMAVKMLKQYKHEVVALGRRARGVEDWEIIDGTPDIPNLDTITVYLNADNQKEYYDYFLKLNPRRIIFNPGAENPELVALLNKNGIETENACTLVMLRSNQF
- a CDS encoding trypsin-like serine protease; translation: MKHLLCIIALSWVAFIPNVYSQNIEVSNMKAHVQPDIDLATLKEKLNENTQEHFMECHALNRTVNADISSGYFQNDSYYWKVAGSDFAFRVSLKIEDIPRYDTLFVLNKDGERLQFLTASDLLQEKWTSTIVNDELTLQYKPFNSATTPKVKVRSYSMEVAKRTANTDDFGDSQPCEVNVNCPEGNNHQDVKNSIVRIDVKIGSAYFWCTGSLVNTTDYSYKPYILTAEHCALNGATFASTQDFSDWVFYFQYEAPTCTNPSSEGSLANKQITGATLLARSNDNGGDNGSDFLLLELSTGIPSTFNPFFAGWSRLNNAPTSGVAIHHPNGDIKKISTSTTTAVSGNYPGATVINSHWEIRWAATVTNHGVTEGGSSGGPFFNENNLISGTLTGGYPNCSQNTTQDFYGKFSYHWDQNGNTANRRLKDWLDPGNTGVSVLSGATLGDSAPPYATSKIILKPNPVTEGKLFLQGLPVVGDRLIQIYNLRGDIVYPGDETVPYTNIEQDGYIPVSHLPNGPYVLRILNNGQAQSFKFIINN
- a CDS encoding response regulator, whose protein sequence is MADKIKVLYVDDEVHNLQSFKATFRRTFDVFIAESGAEGLKVFQENEIDIILTDQRMPGMTGIELLVEIRKINPEPMRILLTGYSDINAVIDAINKGQVYRYLNKPWQEEELKLTIESAFEVYHLRRENKELIVKLERANDQLEFLLRQRLLS
- a CDS encoding ThiF family adenylyltransferase yields the protein MTKYSVSQGFEEDLLLLDKPDLSSYKPLVFGFKDKSALQKLLSEKRPEFHDQLKGQVMELNKIRNPQKKITAEEQELYYRKWMSEVDSVSYGLYVYYPWSNKLVHTVTKEEFIELRTSRNKHKITEDEQAKLGEATVGVIGLSVGQSVALTMAMERSFGTLRIADFDTLELTNLNRIRAGVSSMGLPKTIVVAREIAEIDPFLNVEIFNEGVTDSNIEDFFGKDKPLELLIEECDSLPIKILAREKAREMKIPVIMDTSDRGMIDVERFDKMENLPLLHGLCKVSGIKELMALDPKEQMEVMMGMVDFDNLSPRMKYSFGELGKSLSTWPQLASDVIAGGGNAAKIARMIVLGEDVPSKRYYFDVSDHMQISNEM